A stretch of Myxococcus hansupus DNA encodes these proteins:
- a CDS encoding lytic transglycosylase domain-containing protein: MRLSPLSGSATSAIRSPAQDVSVSRPSASLTGPSGATGQKPSLGRLGMQQDGFDAGGSKQQALGNLIEGAMQLINTLVQLQQSIQGGGAAGAQGAQGCGTGAQGVSGAQCGTGASPFKGFEDSSFSPASSCGGGRPPVELNPGAQQGPSPFMNDPVEGLTQGAPAGGPQGAPAAGGAAAAPVGDGGGAPAAGGPVAPPDVGGAAAAPAIDGPVSAPSIGSTSGASGGKGLGGNLPPALEKLRPLIESAAAKAGVPAEMIAAQVWAESRGDVSATSTNGGNGLTDTGLMQVNPNTFKELQAKYPDLQGKDLSDPATNILAGAFYMKDMKEQFGSIDLALRAYNSGPNGVDKSNPHAIPAGTGDANYVKKVSQFMDTLASGQGTLPA, encoded by the coding sequence ATGCGCCTCTCTCCCCTCAGCGGCTCCGCTACCTCCGCCATCCGCTCCCCGGCCCAGGATGTCTCCGTTTCCCGTCCTTCCGCGTCGCTGACGGGCCCGTCGGGTGCCACGGGCCAGAAGCCCTCGCTGGGTCGGCTCGGGATGCAGCAGGACGGCTTCGACGCGGGTGGCAGCAAGCAGCAGGCCCTGGGCAACCTGATTGAGGGGGCCATGCAGCTCATCAACACGCTGGTCCAGCTCCAGCAGTCCATCCAGGGCGGTGGCGCGGCGGGGGCGCAAGGCGCGCAGGGCTGCGGCACGGGCGCGCAGGGCGTCTCCGGCGCGCAGTGTGGCACGGGCGCCTCGCCCTTCAAGGGTTTCGAGGACAGCTCCTTCTCGCCCGCGTCGTCCTGCGGCGGTGGCCGTCCTCCCGTGGAGCTGAACCCCGGCGCCCAGCAGGGCCCGTCTCCGTTCATGAATGATCCGGTGGAGGGCCTCACGCAGGGCGCCCCGGCGGGTGGCCCCCAGGGCGCGCCGGCCGCGGGGGGTGCCGCGGCGGCGCCGGTGGGTGACGGTGGGGGCGCGCCGGCGGCGGGTGGCCCCGTGGCCCCGCCGGACGTGGGCGGCGCCGCGGCCGCGCCGGCCATTGACGGCCCCGTGTCCGCGCCGTCCATCGGGTCGACCTCGGGCGCGAGCGGCGGAAAGGGCCTGGGCGGAAACCTGCCTCCCGCGCTGGAGAAGCTGCGCCCCCTCATCGAGTCCGCGGCGGCCAAGGCGGGCGTGCCCGCGGAGATGATTGCCGCGCAGGTCTGGGCGGAGTCGCGCGGTGACGTGTCCGCCACGTCCACCAACGGCGGCAACGGCCTGACGGACACCGGTCTGATGCAGGTGAACCCGAACACCTTCAAGGAGCTCCAGGCGAAGTACCCGGACCTGCAGGGGAAGGACCTGTCCGACCCGGCGACGAACATCCTCGCGGGCGCCTTCTACATGAAGGACATGAAGGAGCAGTTCGGCAGCATCGACCTGGCCCTGCGCGCGTACAACTCCGGCCCGAACGGCGTGGACAAGAGCAACCCGCACGCGATTCCCGCGGGCACGGGGGATGCCAACTACGTGAAGAAGGTGTCGCAGTTCATGGACACCCTGGCTTCGGGTCAGGGCACGCTGCCCGCCTGA
- a CDS encoding GNAT family N-acetyltransferase, whose protein sequence is METRQVVERAVVREARPEDDAVVGDLLVEAFLTQYAKKLPEVVYGEERKRELRDVASRRKVATVLVAEVDGQVVGTVALFKPGAPDTEAWLPNAADLRGLATAVSHHGAGLGRPLLDAAEARAREWGVDAVCLHVRRGAVGVARMYMRRGYAREPVGDLDLPTVFLEAYVLRFKKD, encoded by the coding sequence ATGGAGACCCGGCAGGTGGTGGAGCGGGCCGTCGTGCGCGAGGCGCGGCCCGAGGATGACGCGGTGGTGGGGGACCTGTTGGTGGAGGCCTTCCTCACCCAGTACGCGAAGAAGCTCCCGGAAGTTGTTTACGGCGAGGAGCGCAAGCGGGAGCTGCGGGACGTCGCGTCCCGACGCAAGGTGGCCACCGTGCTGGTGGCCGAGGTGGACGGGCAGGTGGTGGGCACCGTCGCCCTCTTCAAGCCCGGTGCTCCAGACACCGAGGCGTGGCTGCCCAACGCCGCCGATCTGCGCGGCCTGGCCACCGCGGTGAGCCACCACGGCGCCGGCCTGGGCCGGCCGCTGCTGGACGCCGCCGAGGCCCGGGCCCGCGAGTGGGGCGTGGACGCCGTGTGCCTCCACGTCCGCCGGGGCGCCGTGGGCGTGGCGCGCATGTACATGCGGCGCGGCTACGCGCGCGAACCGGTGGGCGACCTGGACCTGCCCACCGTGTTCCTGGAAGCCTACGTGCTGCGCTTCAAGAAGGACTGA
- a CDS encoding lysyl oxidase family protein: protein MRRRRARLLPLGPDEHLPGWTDIYVADIPCQWIDITGLADGTYSLRVGVDEQDIIEEADVHPNEALLNVHIQGDSVTVLP, encoded by the coding sequence ATGCGACGACGCCGCGCCCGTCTTCTTCCCCTCGGACCGGATGAGCATCTCCCCGGCTGGACGGACATCTACGTGGCGGACATCCCCTGCCAGTGGATTGACATCACCGGCCTGGCGGACGGGACGTACTCCCTGCGCGTGGGCGTGGACGAGCAGGACATCATCGAGGAGGCGGACGTGCACCCCAACGAGGCCCTCCTCAACGTTCACATCCAGGGAGACTCGGTGACGGTCCTGCCATAG
- a CDS encoding ABC transporter permease — MMALLDTLRLAFGTLSSNLLRSFLTLLGIVIGATTVVAMMGLIEGLRIHVNESMSELGSDCFQVQRLPFGSNLSLAELARRPRLNEADLAAIRIQPSVLRAAAEDSRGGQKVSTRERESRANVNVWAGTPEYFQTNSVAVELGRPFTDAEYLDGRRVAVIGQDLSDTLFPAMNPLGRELRVMNRTFVVIGTLKKRGGFMGGGSQDNQVMMPLSAFRPLFGVRDYRVSIQARSSEILQQAQDEVTLLMRRRHNLKPLEEDDFFVFSNESATEMFNSLTKVISAASFGVCMLSLLVGGIGILNIMLVAVTERTREIGVRKALGAKRRRILAQFAVEAVVLSLVGGLLGVGLGVGLAHLARWMVGLPAEVPAWAVLLSLGMSSGVGLVFGIYPAARAAKLDPVEAMRAD; from the coding sequence ATGATGGCATTGTTGGACACCCTGCGGCTGGCGTTTGGAACCCTGAGCTCCAACCTGCTGCGCTCCTTCCTGACGTTGTTGGGCATCGTCATTGGCGCCACCACCGTGGTGGCGATGATGGGGCTCATCGAGGGGCTTCGCATCCATGTGAACGAGAGCATGTCCGAGCTGGGCTCGGACTGCTTCCAGGTGCAGCGGCTGCCCTTCGGCAGCAACCTCTCCCTGGCGGAGCTGGCGCGGCGGCCCCGGTTGAACGAAGCGGACCTGGCCGCCATTCGAATCCAGCCGTCCGTGCTGCGCGCGGCGGCGGAGGACTCGCGGGGCGGGCAGAAGGTCAGCACGCGGGAGCGTGAGTCGCGCGCCAACGTGAATGTGTGGGCCGGCACGCCGGAGTACTTCCAGACGAACTCGGTGGCGGTGGAGCTGGGGCGGCCCTTCACCGACGCGGAGTACCTGGATGGCCGGCGCGTGGCGGTGATTGGCCAGGACCTGTCCGACACGCTGTTCCCGGCGATGAACCCGCTGGGGCGCGAACTCCGCGTGATGAACCGCACCTTCGTGGTGATTGGCACCTTGAAGAAGCGCGGCGGCTTCATGGGCGGTGGCAGCCAGGACAACCAGGTGATGATGCCGCTGTCGGCCTTCCGTCCCCTGTTCGGCGTCCGGGACTACCGGGTGAGCATCCAGGCCCGTTCGTCCGAGATTCTCCAGCAGGCGCAGGATGAGGTGACGCTGCTGATGCGGCGGCGCCACAACCTGAAGCCCCTGGAGGAGGATGACTTCTTCGTGTTCTCCAACGAGAGCGCCACGGAGATGTTCAACAGCCTCACCAAGGTGATTTCCGCGGCCAGCTTCGGCGTGTGCATGCTGTCGCTGCTGGTGGGCGGCATCGGCATCCTCAACATCATGCTGGTGGCCGTGACGGAGCGGACGCGAGAGATTGGCGTGCGCAAGGCGCTGGGCGCGAAGCGGCGGCGCATCCTCGCGCAGTTCGCCGTGGAGGCGGTGGTGCTGTCCCTGGTGGGCGGCCTGCTGGGCGTGGGGCTGGGCGTGGGCCTGGCGCACCTGGCGCGGTGGATGGTGGGCCTGCCCGCCGAGGTGCCGGCCTGGGCCGTGCTGCTGTCGCTGGGAATGAGCAGCGGCGTGGGCCTGGTGTTCGGCATCTACCCGGCCGCGCGCGCCGCGAAGCTGGACCCGGTGGAGGCGATGCGCGCGGATTGA
- a CDS encoding papain-like cysteine protease family protein encodes MRVNLFQSIARLAETRPQQPVEPAAPGQEKAQAPEQKPVVPEILAQYFADSFEPAAGASDDVVKQTKDANCGAAVATMLSRTAGKDAVSASQKMDSLESRFTDGGGTTPAELAKMLAHENLEVKKGTSNFDMPSVDEALSRGQQVIVQLDTNRLATGQDTKVAGGSHWVVVDGKDDQGNYQVKDTNNGSKYSVSGQQIADAVGSAWELHKGGGMLVVGDPQVAMDESTLVEKANLHTSVLGDTDGGGSRARTSFGRESS; translated from the coding sequence ATGCGAGTGAACCTCTTCCAGTCCATCGCGCGGCTCGCGGAGACCCGTCCGCAGCAGCCCGTTGAGCCCGCAGCGCCTGGTCAGGAGAAAGCCCAGGCCCCCGAGCAGAAGCCGGTCGTGCCGGAAATCCTGGCCCAGTACTTCGCCGACAGCTTCGAGCCGGCGGCGGGCGCTTCCGACGACGTGGTCAAGCAGACCAAGGACGCCAACTGCGGCGCCGCGGTGGCCACCATGCTGTCGCGCACCGCGGGCAAGGACGCGGTGTCGGCGTCGCAGAAGATGGACTCGCTGGAGTCGCGCTTCACCGACGGTGGCGGAACCACGCCAGCGGAGCTCGCGAAGATGCTCGCGCACGAGAACCTGGAAGTGAAGAAGGGCACCTCGAACTTCGACATGCCGTCGGTGGACGAGGCGCTCTCCCGCGGCCAGCAGGTCATCGTCCAACTGGACACGAACCGGCTCGCCACGGGCCAGGACACCAAGGTCGCCGGGGGTTCGCACTGGGTCGTCGTCGACGGCAAGGACGACCAGGGCAACTACCAGGTGAAGGACACCAACAACGGCTCGAAGTACTCCGTGTCCGGCCAGCAGATTGCCGACGCCGTGGGCTCCGCGTGGGAGCTGCACAAGGGCGGCGGCATGCTCGTCGTGGGCGACCCGCAGGTCGCCATGGACGAGAGCACGCTGGTGGAGAAGGCCAACCTGCACACCAGCGTGCTGGGTGACACGGACGGCGGCGGCTCCCGGGCTCGCACCAGCTTCGGCCGCGAGTCTTCATAA
- a CDS encoding type VI secretion system contractile sheath small subunit: MSQTEGSAANARVRWLVAGATSATPTGRRFALNVHTFNEELTRAAANLRVTVPDRLGASDTRTVELSFDKLRDFSLAGVITHVTVLRELHHLYEALSGTDPLGTLTPEEAATRVATITGPGRLPDAVAEALRAAATPPLAAAPAAPTESGDDLVEALLNRAEAGSPAAASRAVDAFLRAINPRVPSAPAPSASPAAVSRQTARSLVEEALLLTAKDLLAAEPVARLESAWRGLKWLLDQAPASSGIALEVLDVAGPGLLDAVRGALAAEPFERPDALFILDATDDTALLARLAALGEQAQLPVVAAVPASLLGVAPAELALALEEEREHVPEAWTELRQDEGSRWLCAVINRVAVASEGRGVARRVSFTSPALAVAAMLAASFRDSGAFARIMGQSGGLRAPATWELQGGLSVPTEHFLPIRAQARLEARGILGLGSGRNADAVLLAAAPTVFGGGYAVPLPAQLLTGRIVRFATWVRDQLPASAAGDDVNAIFSQAAEVFLFQGATENGQLRGELVATDSGGRGVHVTATVRPEHAGTRFQLAFTLPLRA, from the coding sequence ATGAGCCAGACTGAAGGCAGTGCAGCGAACGCGCGCGTACGGTGGTTGGTGGCGGGAGCCACCTCCGCGACGCCCACGGGGCGGCGCTTCGCGCTCAACGTCCACACCTTCAACGAGGAGCTCACGCGCGCCGCCGCCAACCTCCGCGTCACCGTCCCCGACCGGCTCGGGGCCAGCGACACACGCACCGTCGAGCTGTCCTTCGACAAGCTGCGCGACTTCAGCCTCGCGGGGGTCATCACCCACGTCACCGTGCTGCGCGAGCTGCACCACCTGTATGAAGCCCTCTCTGGCACGGACCCGCTGGGCACCCTGACGCCCGAGGAGGCCGCCACCCGCGTGGCCACCATCACCGGCCCGGGTCGCCTGCCGGACGCGGTCGCGGAGGCCCTCCGCGCCGCCGCCACGCCGCCCCTCGCCGCCGCCCCGGCCGCGCCCACCGAATCCGGCGATGACCTGGTGGAGGCGCTCCTCAACCGCGCCGAAGCCGGCTCGCCCGCCGCCGCCTCCCGTGCGGTGGATGCCTTCCTGCGCGCCATCAACCCGCGCGTGCCCTCCGCGCCCGCGCCCTCCGCCTCGCCCGCCGCCGTGTCGCGGCAGACGGCGCGAAGCCTGGTGGAAGAAGCCCTCCTGCTCACCGCGAAGGACCTGCTCGCCGCCGAGCCCGTGGCCCGCCTGGAGTCCGCGTGGCGGGGCCTCAAGTGGCTGCTGGACCAGGCGCCCGCGTCCTCGGGCATCGCGCTGGAGGTGCTGGACGTGGCGGGCCCCGGCCTGCTGGACGCGGTGCGCGGCGCCCTCGCCGCCGAGCCCTTCGAGCGCCCCGACGCCCTCTTCATCCTGGACGCCACCGACGACACGGCGCTCCTGGCCCGGCTCGCGGCGCTGGGCGAGCAGGCCCAACTCCCCGTGGTGGCGGCGGTGCCCGCGTCGCTGCTCGGCGTGGCGCCGGCGGAGCTGGCCCTGGCGCTGGAGGAGGAGCGCGAGCACGTCCCCGAGGCGTGGACGGAGCTGCGCCAGGACGAGGGCTCGCGCTGGCTGTGCGCCGTCATCAACCGCGTGGCGGTGGCCAGCGAGGGCCGCGGCGTGGCCCGGCGCGTGAGCTTCACCAGCCCCGCGCTCGCGGTGGCGGCGATGCTCGCGGCCAGCTTCCGGGACTCCGGCGCCTTCGCGCGCATCATGGGCCAGTCGGGCGGCCTGCGCGCGCCCGCCACCTGGGAGCTGCAGGGCGGGCTGTCCGTCCCCACCGAGCACTTCCTGCCCATCCGGGCGCAGGCGCGGCTGGAGGCGCGCGGCATCCTGGGCCTGGGCAGCGGGCGCAACGCGGACGCGGTGCTGCTGGCCGCCGCGCCCACGGTGTTCGGCGGCGGCTACGCGGTGCCGCTGCCCGCGCAGCTCCTCACCGGGCGCATCGTCCGCTTCGCCACCTGGGTGAGAGACCAGCTCCCCGCGAGCGCCGCGGGTGACGACGTGAACGCCATCTTCTCGCAGGCCGCGGAGGTGTTCCTCTTCCAGGGCGCCACGGAGAACGGCCAGCTTCGCGGCGAGCTGGTGGCCACGGACAGCGGCGGGCGCGGCGTGCATGTCACCGCCACCGTCCGGCCGGAGCACGCGGGGACGCGCTTCCAGCTCGCCTTCACCCTGCCGCTGCGCGCCTGA
- a CDS encoding ABC transporter permease — MSIRVDVWEGARIALFSLRSNRLRTVLTTVGIGVGVCTLLAIVGIIQGINRSFEDQLANIGANTLQISKFPWTLNGDWWTYRNRKDLTADLVPPILKASEHVLAAAPLFFQRVEGRFLDRKVGSVVVVGTTPDYATVSSFDLERGRFLTDADVDNRAPVVVIGAELTRTLFPGLNPVGQRILLEGKPFRVVGTLEPKGTILGENQDLVVMIPFRSFLSTFGKKRSPNIAVAVTSPEHAPQVVDRLTAVLRQHRNTPPGMPDDFAINRPDQLANMYSQLTGALYAVAVGVGLITLLVGGIGIMNIMLVSVRERTREIGVRRALGARKRTIILQFLMEASCVSALGGTMGTIVGLGLARIVSLITPLAAAVEPLTVAAGVGFAAAVGLLFGIWPAARAANLDPVEALRHE, encoded by the coding sequence GTGAGCATCCGGGTCGATGTGTGGGAGGGGGCGCGTATCGCGCTGTTCTCGCTCCGTTCCAACCGTCTTCGGACCGTCCTGACGACGGTGGGGATTGGCGTGGGCGTGTGCACGCTGCTGGCCATCGTCGGCATCATCCAGGGCATCAACCGCTCGTTCGAGGACCAGCTCGCGAACATCGGCGCCAACACGCTCCAGATTTCCAAGTTCCCCTGGACGCTCAACGGCGACTGGTGGACCTACCGCAACCGCAAGGACCTGACGGCGGACCTGGTGCCACCCATCCTCAAGGCGTCCGAGCACGTGCTGGCCGCCGCGCCGCTCTTCTTCCAGCGCGTGGAGGGCCGCTTCCTGGACCGGAAGGTCGGCTCGGTGGTGGTGGTGGGCACCACGCCGGACTACGCCACCGTGTCGTCCTTCGATTTGGAGCGGGGCCGCTTCCTCACGGACGCGGACGTGGACAACCGCGCGCCGGTGGTCGTCATTGGCGCGGAGCTGACGCGCACGCTCTTCCCGGGACTGAACCCGGTGGGGCAGCGCATCCTGCTGGAGGGCAAGCCCTTCCGCGTGGTGGGGACGCTGGAGCCCAAGGGCACCATCCTGGGTGAGAATCAGGACCTGGTGGTGATGATTCCCTTTCGCAGCTTCCTGTCCACGTTCGGCAAGAAGCGCTCGCCCAACATCGCGGTGGCCGTCACCTCGCCGGAGCACGCGCCGCAGGTGGTGGACCGGCTCACCGCGGTGCTGCGGCAGCATCGGAATACGCCCCCGGGCATGCCAGACGACTTCGCCATCAACCGGCCCGACCAGTTGGCCAACATGTACTCGCAGCTCACGGGCGCGCTCTACGCCGTGGCGGTGGGCGTGGGCCTCATCACGCTGCTGGTGGGCGGCATCGGCATCATGAACATCATGCTGGTGTCGGTGCGCGAGCGGACGCGGGAGATTGGCGTGCGGCGGGCCCTGGGCGCGCGCAAGCGCACCATCATCCTCCAGTTCCTGATGGAGGCCTCGTGCGTGTCGGCGCTGGGCGGGACGATGGGCACCATCGTGGGCCTGGGCCTGGCGCGCATCGTGTCATTGATTACGCCCCTGGCGGCGGCGGTGGAGCCGCTGACGGTGGCGGCGGGCGTGGGGTTCGCGGCGGCGGTGGGGTTGCTGTTCGGCATCTGGCCGGCGGCGCGGGCGGCGAACCTGGACCCGGTGGAAGCGCTCCGCCACGAGTGA
- a CDS encoding PQQ-binding-like beta-propeller repeat protein, whose amino-acid sequence MARARPTSPRCPSCNAPFALTEGQALYTCGYCNASIDTRGATAPRPSYEAPTVDSGGIPVGVIQLGAIGAVVALFFVGVAVFLISAPDSPSSGGPLPVGGTAPSPVVAPPPVVAQKSKFQWDSTGLPLLVDLNGDGTDDIVGRIRRLVPNTGGMDIRSKAAAFDGKSLELLWELELQGELAELYSTVHFAHQGGRVVVSTPDAVLLLEPATGKQLGKVALSDKPKRLCVPEGDAESVWVEVADERNLLLNTATTAARPVIEPPPSCGVPKWNSREDCFITTARKSPVPCLNPRGVPAVPGFRAEHVYKWQGLDVVMGSRNPGSRMPMTAVFEPGAKAPLWVEGVGDMDPKNVKESVVDTLSFSEDALFMVYGLKQGGEQLVRRDLRTGRVGWDVPVPNSTSGSGTSAFKHHGGRVFVPHWVWLDIFDAKTGNLVGTLGAW is encoded by the coding sequence ATGGCTCGCGCACGTCCGACCTCGCCCCGGTGCCCCTCCTGTAACGCGCCCTTCGCGCTCACGGAGGGCCAGGCGCTGTACACCTGCGGCTACTGCAACGCCTCCATCGACACGCGGGGCGCGACGGCGCCGCGGCCCTCCTATGAGGCCCCCACCGTCGACAGCGGAGGCATCCCGGTGGGGGTGATTCAACTGGGGGCCATTGGCGCCGTCGTCGCGCTCTTCTTCGTGGGGGTCGCGGTCTTCCTCATCTCCGCTCCGGATTCCCCGTCCAGCGGGGGCCCCCTCCCCGTGGGCGGGACTGCCCCGTCTCCCGTCGTGGCGCCGCCGCCGGTGGTGGCGCAGAAGTCGAAGTTCCAGTGGGACTCCACGGGCCTTCCCCTGCTGGTGGACCTCAATGGGGACGGGACGGACGACATCGTCGGGCGCATCCGCCGGCTCGTGCCCAACACCGGTGGGATGGACATCCGGTCGAAAGCGGCCGCGTTCGATGGAAAGTCGCTCGAGCTGCTCTGGGAGCTGGAGCTCCAGGGGGAGCTCGCGGAGCTGTACAGCACGGTCCACTTCGCTCATCAGGGCGGGCGCGTGGTGGTGAGTACGCCCGACGCGGTGTTGCTCCTCGAGCCGGCCACGGGCAAGCAGCTCGGAAAGGTGGCGCTCTCCGACAAGCCGAAGCGGCTCTGCGTCCCCGAGGGCGACGCCGAGTCCGTCTGGGTCGAGGTCGCGGATGAGCGCAACCTCCTGCTCAACACGGCGACGACGGCCGCCCGGCCCGTCATCGAGCCTCCGCCCTCCTGCGGGGTGCCCAAGTGGAACAGCCGCGAGGACTGCTTCATCACGACGGCTCGGAAGAGCCCCGTTCCTTGTCTCAACCCGCGCGGGGTCCCCGCTGTCCCCGGCTTCCGCGCGGAGCATGTCTACAAGTGGCAGGGCCTGGATGTCGTCATGGGGTCGCGGAATCCTGGCAGCCGGATGCCCATGACGGCGGTGTTCGAGCCGGGCGCGAAGGCCCCGCTGTGGGTCGAAGGCGTCGGTGACATGGACCCCAAGAACGTGAAGGAGTCCGTGGTGGACACCCTCTCCTTCTCCGAGGACGCGCTCTTCATGGTCTACGGGTTGAAGCAGGGGGGCGAGCAGCTCGTGCGCAGGGACCTGCGGACCGGGCGTGTGGGTTGGGACGTCCCTGTACCGAACAGCACGAGCGGCTCGGGGACCTCGGCGTTCAAGCATCACGGCGGGCGCGTCTTCGTGCCCCACTGGGTGTGGCTGGATATCTTCGACGCGAAGACGGGCAACCTGGTGGGCACCCTGGGCGCGTGGTGA
- a CDS encoding phospholipase D-like domain-containing protein, translating into MKLAWLLPVVFLAAGCVAPNHRHDLRLRELPGTSPEARSLAFFQSLGVALVPGHSAELVENGYIFDAIEEEILAAHSSIHLTSYIWRPGEPSDRLVRALTARRPGVACRVLVDPLGSVNFEAVIPALAATGCDARYFRPIQGDFAALEATRLRARNHRKMVIRDGEVGITGGWGIWKSWMGNAQSEAYWRDMNIRVAGPAVREMQVAFAQNWQEAGGDFLPATDFPEPRYAGDARAGFVASTDNRFVSDARRMTLLTIAAATKRLWIANSYFIPSDAISDMLLEKVKQGVDVRVLVPGRHHDVAPVHAAQRASYARLLEGGVRIWEYELSMMHSKTMLVDDSLSVVGSTNMDPLALTTLEECSVVVEDSTLAAQLAASFEKDLRHSREIHWSGWKRRGLLQKLGEQLPWFIGSFL; encoded by the coding sequence GTGAAGCTCGCCTGGCTCTTGCCCGTGGTGTTCCTCGCCGCTGGGTGTGTCGCTCCCAATCACCGTCATGACCTGCGGCTGCGCGAGTTGCCGGGGACCAGTCCGGAGGCGCGCTCGCTCGCGTTCTTCCAGTCCCTGGGCGTGGCGCTGGTGCCGGGCCACAGCGCGGAGTTGGTGGAGAACGGCTACATCTTCGATGCCATCGAGGAGGAGATTCTCGCGGCGCACTCCAGCATCCACCTCACCAGCTACATCTGGCGGCCTGGGGAGCCGTCGGACCGGCTGGTGCGGGCGTTGACGGCGCGGCGGCCCGGCGTGGCGTGCCGCGTGCTCGTGGACCCGCTGGGCAGCGTCAACTTCGAGGCGGTCATCCCCGCGCTGGCGGCCACGGGGTGTGACGCGCGCTACTTCCGTCCCATCCAGGGGGACTTCGCGGCCCTGGAGGCCACGCGCCTGCGGGCACGGAATCACCGGAAGATGGTGATTCGGGACGGCGAGGTGGGCATCACCGGCGGCTGGGGCATCTGGAAGAGCTGGATGGGGAACGCGCAGAGCGAGGCGTACTGGCGCGACATGAACATCCGCGTGGCGGGCCCGGCCGTGCGGGAGATGCAGGTCGCCTTCGCGCAGAACTGGCAGGAGGCGGGCGGTGACTTCCTTCCCGCGACGGACTTCCCGGAGCCGCGCTACGCGGGGGACGCGCGTGCGGGCTTCGTGGCCAGCACCGACAACCGCTTCGTGTCGGACGCGCGGCGGATGACGTTGCTCACCATCGCGGCGGCGACGAAGCGGCTGTGGATCGCCAACTCGTACTTCATTCCCTCCGACGCCATCAGCGACATGTTGCTGGAGAAGGTGAAGCAGGGCGTGGACGTGCGGGTGCTGGTGCCCGGGCGGCACCACGACGTCGCGCCCGTGCACGCGGCGCAGCGGGCGTCCTATGCGCGCCTGCTGGAAGGCGGCGTGCGCATCTGGGAGTACGAGCTGTCCATGATGCACTCCAAGACGATGCTCGTGGATGACTCCCTGTCCGTCGTGGGCTCCACCAACATGGACCCGCTGGCGTTGACGACGTTGGAGGAGTGCTCGGTGGTGGTGGAGGATTCGACGCTGGCCGCGCAGCTCGCCGCGTCCTTCGAGAAGGACCTGCGCCACTCCCGGGAGATTCATTGGAGCGGGTGGAAGCGGCGGGGCCTCTTGCAGAAGCTGGGCGAGCAGCTCCCCTGGTTCATCGGAAGTTTTCTCTGA